From a single Bombina bombina isolate aBomBom1 unplaced genomic scaffold, aBomBom1.pri scaffold_485, whole genome shotgun sequence genomic region:
- the LOC128644385 gene encoding histone-lysine N-methyltransferase PRDM9 has product MRGGAGPVPSNELLHCVNEMGSISAFENCTDSLLGDRYNSCNNYDKPSHVKPKCTVTHRRTHTGKKQYVCPECDKVFAVRSQLIIHLRIHSGEKPYVCQGCGRDFSQMSSLVRHQKTHTGEKPYVCQICEKGFSERSTLLRHNKIHTGDKPYICQVCGKGFTQGSDLVKHNRIHTGEKPFVCQTCGKGYSDSSRLVRHLAVHTGEKPHVCQMCGKGFTQGSDLIKHNRSHTGEKPYICHMCGKGFSEKARLLKHHITHTGEMPFGYLNSEDFHLKSMSR; this is encoded by the coding sequence ATGCGGGGCGGAGCTGGGCCTGTTCCATCAAATGAGCTGCTGCATTGTGTAAATGAGATGGGCAGTATATCTGCTTTTGAAAACTGCACAGATTCACTTCTAGGAGACAGATATAACTCATGTAATAACTATGATAAACCCTCACATGTTAAACcaaaatgtacagttacacaccGAAGAACTCATACAGGGAAGAAGCAATATGTTTGTCCTGAGTGTGACAAAGTGTTTGCTGTAAGGTCACAACTAATTATACACCTCAGGATCCATTCAGGGGAAAAGCCATATGTCTGCCAGGGATGTGGTAGAGATTTCTCACAAATGTCCAGTTTAGTTCgacatcagaaaactcatacaggagaaaagccataTGTGTGCCAGATATGTGAGAAAGGATTCTCTGAAAGGTCCACTCTGCTTAGGCATAACAAAATCCATACTGGTGACAAGCCATACATTTGTCAGGTGTGTGGGAAAGGCTTCACCCAAGGTTCAGATCTTGTGAAGCACAATAGAATACACACAGGAGAGAAACCCTTTGTTTGTCAGACATGTGGAAAAGGCTACTCTGATAGCTCACGTTTAGTTAGACATCTGGCAGTCCATACCGGTGAAAAGCCCCATGTGTGCCAGATGTGTGGTAAGGGCTTCACTCAAGGGTCAGATCTGATTAAGCATAATAGatctcatacaggagagaaaccatatATTTGCCATATGTGTGGAAAAGGCTTCTCAGAAAAGGCACGTCTGCTTAAACACCACATAACTCATACTGGAGAGATGCCATTTGGTTATCTTAATTCAGAAGATTTTCACTTGAAGTCCATGTCCAGATAG